Proteins from one Gemmatimonadales bacterium genomic window:
- a CDS encoding (4Fe-4S)-binding protein encodes MTKRVQSYETDEITVTFDPNVCIHSGVCVRTLPAVFDIRRKRWIAPEAAPAAEVAAMIRTCPSGALQYRLRGEGADTGA; translated from the coding sequence ATGACCAAGCGTGTGCAGAGCTATGAGACGGACGAGATCACGGTCACTTTCGATCCCAACGTGTGCATTCATTCCGGCGTCTGTGTCCGGACCCTGCCTGCCGTTTTCGATATTCGTCGCAAGCGATGGATCGCTCCCGAGGCGGCGCCGGCTGCGGAGGTGGCCGCGATGATTCGAACCTGTCCTTCTGGCGCGCTGCAGTACCGGCTTCGCGGTGAAGGTGCGGACACCGGGGCGTGA
- a CDS encoding FAD-binding oxidoreductase encodes MTVPSKMRIASGAPYWLMRNGLFEPPERPLPSRADVLIVGAGITGALLADALVREGREVVVLERHAPAEGSTGVSTALLQYELDVELGSLADRVGIDQAVRAYRRCAEAIDDLAALAASLGDGCDFQRVTSVYLASRRRDAKRLRHEAELRQAHGFDVRPLTRRELAARYDVPGAAALETPHAAQVDPVALTRRLLNRAVAAGAIVCPRTALLEWQDEGARCRVMTTRGQCMARFVVFATGYELPPKVPNGAVALHSTYAFVTQPGPYPGPLGRGAVFWETARPYTYMRTTVDGRVLVGGMDVPFRHADGRDALLPVRVRALETRAARLLGIESLERAFAWAGTFAATPDGLPYIGRLPGEGRAFAALGYGGNGIVFSTIAAELISAQVEGRRHPDQSLFHFDRARRT; translated from the coding sequence ATGACCGTTCCGTCGAAGATGCGCATCGCCTCCGGCGCGCCCTATTGGCTGATGCGAAATGGCCTGTTCGAGCCGCCCGAGCGGCCGCTGCCCTCTCGCGCTGACGTCTTGATCGTCGGGGCCGGCATTACCGGCGCCCTGCTGGCCGATGCCCTTGTCCGGGAGGGGCGGGAGGTAGTCGTCCTGGAGCGCCACGCCCCGGCTGAGGGTAGTACCGGTGTCAGCACCGCCCTGCTGCAGTATGAACTCGATGTCGAACTCGGGTCGCTGGCGGATCGTGTTGGCATCGATCAGGCGGTGCGCGCGTACCGCCGGTGTGCCGAAGCCATTGACGATCTCGCTGCGCTGGCGGCCTCCCTGGGTGACGGTTGCGATTTCCAGCGCGTCACCAGTGTGTACCTCGCCTCACGCCGGCGAGATGCCAAACGGCTCAGGCATGAGGCCGAACTGCGCCAGGCTCATGGCTTCGATGTCCGTCCGCTGACCCGGCGCGAGCTGGCGGCGCGTTATGATGTTCCGGGTGCGGCCGCGCTGGAAACGCCGCATGCTGCGCAGGTCGACCCGGTCGCGCTGACCCGGCGTCTGCTGAACCGGGCGGTGGCCGCCGGTGCCATCGTCTGCCCGAGGACGGCGCTGCTCGAATGGCAGGATGAGGGGGCCCGATGCCGAGTCATGACGACGCGCGGCCAGTGCATGGCGCGGTTCGTCGTATTTGCGACGGGGTACGAGCTTCCGCCCAAGGTTCCGAACGGAGCGGTCGCGCTGCACAGCACCTACGCATTCGTGACCCAGCCCGGGCCGTACCCGGGCCCGCTCGGTCGGGGTGCGGTCTTCTGGGAAACGGCGCGGCCGTACACCTACATGCGCACCACGGTCGATGGCCGTGTCCTGGTGGGCGGCATGGACGTGCCGTTTCGGCATGCGGACGGGCGCGATGCGCTGTTGCCGGTCAGGGTCCGCGCGCTCGAAACGCGAGCGGCGCGCTTGCTGGGGATTGAGTCGCTCGAACGAGCCTTCGCCTGGGCTGGCACGTTTGCCGCCACGCCGGACGGATTACCGTACATCGGACGGCTTCCGGGCGAGGGTCGAGCGTTTGCGGCCCTGGGCTACGGCGGCAATGGAATCGTCTTCAGCACCATTGCCGCCGAGCTGATTAGTGCGCAGGTAGAGGGTCGACGGCATCCCGACCAGAGCCTCTTTCACTTCGACCGCGCTCGGCGCACCTGA
- the sulP gene encoding sulfate permease yields MSHFVPKLLTTLQGYTRPQFAADLTAGVIVGVVALPLCIAFAIASGLTPERGLYTGIVAGLLISLLGGSRVQIGGPTGAFVVIVAGIVAQYGVDGLIVATLMAGFLLVAMGLLKLGAVIKFIPFPVITGFTAGIALIIFSQQIKDLLGLSIEAVPAEFFGKWASYLAHASTVDLTTAVLGFGTLAILVLWPRVSTKVPAPFVALVAGTVVVAFFELPVDTIGSRFGVIDARLPSPHWPTVTERMLIDLAAPALTLALLGAIESLLSAVVADGMIGSRHRSNMELIAQGAANIASPLFGGMPATGAIARTATNVRNGGRTPIAGVVHALTLLVITLFAGRYAAMIPMATLAAILVMVAYHMSEWRTFRSEIRGAPRTDVAIMLATFGLTVLVDLSVAIAVGMVLAAFLFMKRMSEIATIEPMGLEQESGSDELREETKQAQRQRVPRDVKVYDINGPFFFGAAESFKDALRQVHWKPRALILDMDDVPVIDSTGLRALAEVVRQCRKEGIQVLLCNLDPRVRATVAASHLSQLFEPGELSLSFDEALMALGGTGEHPSSVTPN; encoded by the coding sequence ATGTCGCACTTCGTTCCCAAGCTGCTGACCACCCTGCAAGGCTACACGCGGCCGCAGTTCGCTGCGGATCTGACGGCCGGTGTCATTGTTGGTGTCGTGGCCCTTCCCCTCTGCATTGCCTTTGCCATTGCCAGCGGCCTCACGCCTGAACGGGGGCTCTACACGGGAATCGTTGCCGGCCTTCTGATTTCATTGCTGGGCGGATCACGGGTGCAGATCGGCGGCCCGACGGGGGCCTTTGTGGTCATCGTGGCCGGGATCGTCGCTCAGTACGGGGTGGATGGGCTGATCGTCGCGACGCTGATGGCCGGGTTTCTCCTCGTGGCGATGGGCCTGCTCAAGCTCGGCGCGGTCATCAAGTTCATCCCATTCCCCGTCATCACGGGGTTCACGGCCGGCATTGCGCTCATCATCTTTTCCCAGCAGATCAAAGATCTGCTGGGCCTCTCGATCGAAGCCGTGCCTGCGGAGTTCTTCGGCAAATGGGCCAGTTATCTGGCCCACGCAAGCACCGTGGATCTCACGACCGCGGTGCTCGGCTTCGGGACGCTGGCCATCCTCGTCCTCTGGCCCCGTGTGTCGACCAAAGTTCCGGCGCCCTTCGTTGCCCTGGTTGCCGGTACCGTCGTCGTCGCCTTCTTCGAGCTGCCGGTCGACACCATCGGGTCGCGCTTCGGTGTCATCGATGCGCGCCTGCCGAGCCCGCACTGGCCGACCGTCACAGAACGGATGCTGATCGATCTCGCAGCGCCTGCCCTGACCCTGGCCCTGCTCGGCGCGATCGAGTCGCTACTCTCGGCAGTCGTGGCGGACGGGATGATCGGCAGCCGCCATCGCAGCAACATGGAGCTGATCGCGCAGGGGGCGGCAAACATTGCTTCTCCGCTTTTCGGCGGCATGCCGGCAACCGGCGCCATTGCCCGCACGGCGACCAACGTCCGGAACGGCGGACGGACCCCGATCGCGGGCGTGGTGCACGCCCTCACCCTGCTGGTCATCACCCTGTTTGCCGGGCGCTACGCCGCGATGATTCCGATGGCCACGCTGGCCGCCATTCTCGTGATGGTGGCGTACCATATGAGCGAGTGGCGCACCTTCCGGTCCGAAATCCGCGGCGCGCCGCGTACCGACGTCGCGATCATGCTCGCCACCTTCGGGCTGACGGTGCTGGTCGACCTCAGCGTCGCCATTGCGGTCGGAATGGTTCTCGCCGCATTTCTGTTCATGAAACGGATGTCAGAGATCGCAACCATCGAGCCGATGGGTCTGGAGCAGGAATCGGGGAGCGATGAACTTCGTGAGGAGACCAAGCAGGCACAGCGGCAACGGGTACCTCGCGACGTCAAAGTCTACGACATCAACGGACCGTTCTTCTTCGGCGCGGCAGAGTCATTCAAGGATGCCCTGCGGCAGGTCCACTGGAAGCCACGGGCTCTGATTCTCGACATGGACGACGTGCCGGTGATCGACTCGACCGGGCTCAGGGCGCTGGCCGAAGTGGTTCGCCAATGCCGCAAAGAGGGCATTCAGGTCCTGCTCTGCAACCTCGACCCCCGGGTCCGCGCCACCGTCGCCGCGTCCCACCTGTCACAGCTCTTCGAACCTGGCGAGCTGTCGCTCAGCTTTGATGAGGCCCTGATGGCCCTGGGCGGAACAGGCGAGCATCCGTCAAGCGTCACGCCGAACTGA